The proteins below come from a single Iocasia fonsfrigidae genomic window:
- a CDS encoding phage tail fiber protein, translated as MANISNYLEEKILNHIFNGITYNSPITIYLGLVNDIATDTELEEGDLTNEITAYSGDRKVISFTGVTQADGKATIENDTSIDFVDMPVTNVKYAIVCDAVTGGNILYWCPAANVREVFAGDTYRIPAGGLQLTLN; from the coding sequence ATGGCTAATATAAGCAATTATTTAGAAGAAAAAATATTAAATCATATCTTTAATGGAATCACTTATAATTCACCTATAACAATTTATTTAGGATTAGTAAATGATATTGCTACTGATACAGAATTGGAAGAAGGTGATTTAACAAATGAAATAACTGCTTATTCAGGGGATAGAAAAGTAATTTCTTTTACTGGAGTTACACAGGCAGATGGAAAGGCTACTATTGAAAATGATACTAGTATTGATTTTGTTGATATGCCTGTAACAAACGTAAAATATGCCATTGTTTGTGATGCAGTAACAGGAGGTAATATTTTATACTGGTGTCCTGCTGCTAATGTAAGAGAGGTTTTTGCAGGAGATACCTATAGAATTCCTGCTGGTGGTTTACAATTAACATTGAATTAA